In Aquila chrysaetos chrysaetos chromosome 2, bAquChr1.4, whole genome shotgun sequence, the following are encoded in one genomic region:
- the GPR176 gene encoding G-protein coupled receptor 176 isoform X2: MVLWSTCRTSVLKSVTNRFIKNLACSGICASLVCVPFDIALSASPHCCWWIYTMLFCRIAKFLHKVFCSVTILSFPAIALDRYYSVLYPLERKISDAKSRDLVIYIWAHAIVASIPVFAVTNVSDIYAMSTCSESWSYSLSHLIYVIIYNITTVIVPVAVVFLFMILIRRALSASQKKKVIIAALRTPQNTISIPYASQREAELHAMLLSMVMIFIFCSVPYVTLVIYRTILNISDISVFLLLTAIWLPKVSLLANPLLFLTVNKSVRKCLVGTIVQLHRRYSRRNIVSSGGVADANLEPSARSGSQLLEMFHIGQQQIFKPMEDEENETKSIGSGDFQQKEIPSTSLEVGKTLVHKFIPQTIADSAAQVAPAVPTEADMVNDKYSMQFGFGPFELPPQWLSENRNSKKRLLPPLGNTPEELIQTKQPKCKAERKISRNNKVSIFPKVDS; the protein is encoded by the exons ATGGTGCTGTGGTCAACTTGCAGAACATCGGTACTTAAATCTGTAACAAACCGATTCATTAAGAATTTGGCCTGCTCGGGGATCTGTGCCAGCCTAGTCTGTGTGCCTTTTGACATTGCTCTTAGTGCCAGTCCACACTGCTGCTGGTGGATCTATACGATGCTCTTCTGCAGAATTGCCAAGTTTCTGCACAAAGTCTTCTGCTCAGTGACTATCCTTAGTTTTCCAGCCATTGCTCTTGACAG gtaCTACTCTGTTTTATAccctctggaaagaaaaatatctgatgCAAAATCCCGAGACCTGGTTATCTATATCTGGGCCCATGCAATAGTGGCCAGCATTCCAGTATTTGCTGTGACCAATGTGTCTGATATTTATGCCATGTCCACCTGTTCTGAATCTTGGAGTTATTCCCTTAGCCACCTGATATACGTCATCATCTATAACATCACCACTGTGATTGTACCAGTGGCTGTGGTATTTCTCTTTATGATTCTTATTCGCAGGGCACTGAGTGccagccagaagaaaaaagtcatcaTAGCTGCCTTAAGGACCCCTCAGAATACCATTTCTATCCCTTATGCCTCCCAGCGAGAAGCTGAGCTTCATGCCATGCTGCTTTCCATGGTtatgatatttattttctgcagcgTCCCCTATGTGACTTTGGTGATTTACCGCACCATACTcaatatttcagatatttcagtCTTCTTGCTCCTCACTGCCATTTGGTTGCCCAAGGTCTCTTTGCTGGCCAatcctttgttatttttaactgttaacAAATCAGTACGGAAGTGCTTAGTGGGGACAATAGTACAGCTGCACCGAAGGTATAGCAGGAGAAACATTGTCAGCTCAGGTGGTGTTGCAGATGCTAATCTGGAGCCCAGTGCCCGTTCAGGGAGCCAGCTTCTGGAGATGTTTCATATTGGGCAACAACAAATCTTCAAGCCAATGGAAGATGAGGAGAATGAGACCAAATCCATTGGCTCTGGTGACtttcaacagaaagaaattccTTCCACCAGTTTAGAGGTAGGAAAGACTTTGGTTCACAAATTTATACCACAGACGATTGCAGACTCTGCAGCTCAGGTGGCACCAGCTGTGCCCACAGAAGCTGATATGGTAAATGACAAGTATTCCatgcagtttggttttggaCCCTTTGAGCTGCCTCCACAGTGGCTCTCAGAAAACCGAAACAGTAAGAAGCGACTCCTGCCTCCTTTGGGGAATACCCCTGAAGAGCTAATCCAGACAAAACAGCCTAAGtgtaaagcagaaagaaaaatcagcagaaacAATAAAGTCAGTATCTTTCCCAAGGTGGATTCTTAG